In one Oscillospiraceae bacterium genomic region, the following are encoded:
- a CDS encoding RNA polymerase subunit sigma-24, which translates to MDTERALVERARRGDQDAFADLVEQNQGRIYNLALRMTGSPEDAAELTQEAFLNAWRGLGRFQGESAFSTWLYRLASNACIDFLRKEKRRRALSMTVSLEGEEEERQAEIPDERENPERRLEQREAAAAVRRGLAALSGEHRQVLVLRELEGLSYAEIGALLSLEEGTVKSRIARARLALRKYLISEGNFSPHPASNHTE; encoded by the coding sequence ATGGATACGGAACGCGCGCTGGTGGAGCGCGCCAGGCGCGGGGACCAGGACGCCTTCGCCGATCTGGTGGAGCAGAACCAGGGCCGCATCTATAACCTCGCCCTGCGCATGACGGGCTCGCCGGAGGACGCGGCGGAGCTGACCCAGGAGGCCTTCCTCAACGCCTGGCGGGGCCTGGGGCGCTTCCAGGGGGAAAGCGCCTTCTCCACCTGGCTCTACCGCCTGGCCTCCAACGCCTGCATCGACTTTTTGCGCAAGGAAAAACGGCGGCGCGCCCTGTCCATGACCGTCTCGCTGGAGGGGGAGGAGGAGGAGCGGCAGGCCGAGATCCCCGACGAGCGGGAAAACCCGGAGCGCCGCCTGGAGCAGCGGGAGGCCGCCGCCGCGGTCCGCCGGGGGCTGGCCGCCCTGTCCGGCGAGCACCGGCAGGTGCTGGTGCTGCGGGAGCTGGAGGGCCTGTCCTACGCGGAGATCGGCGCGCTGCTCTCCCTGGAGGAGGGCACCGTCAAGTCCCGCATCGCCCGGGCCAGGCTGGCCCTGCGAAAATACCTGATTTCGGAAGGGAACTTTTCGCCCCACCCTGCGTCCAACCATACGGAATAA